Proteins encoded in a region of the Pseudomonas sp. GOM7 genome:
- the ppk1 gene encoding polyphosphate kinase 1, with protein MNTEGLNSEALDSSNPAPVEVVAEPPVVETPPPAPVPGLDDSSLYIHRELSQLQFNIRVLEQALDESYPLLERLKFLLIFSSNLDEFFEIRVAGLKKQINFAREQAGADGLQPHQALARISEIVHEQVDRQYAILNDTLFPALAKQGITFIRRRYWTTKLKTWVRRYFRDEIAPIITPIGLDPTHPFPLLVNKSLNFIVELEGVDAFGRDSGLAIIPAPRLLPRVIRVPEEVGGPGDNFIFLSSMIHAHADDLFPGMKVKGCYQFRLTRNADLSVDAEDVEDLARALRGELFSRRYGDAVRLEVVDTCPKHLSDHLLKQFGLTENELYQVNGPVNLTRLFSITGLDSHPELQYTPFTPVIPKPLQNAENIFSVVSKQDILLLHPFESFTPVVDLLRQAAKDPHVLAIKQTLYRSGANSEIVDALVEAARNGKEVTAVIELRARFDEESNLALASRLQAAGAVVIYGVVGLKTHSKMMLILRRENGEIRRYAHLGTGNYHAGNARLYTDYSLLTADVALGEDVAKLFSQLIGMGKTLRMKKLLHAPFTLKKTLLDLIAKETAAAAEGKPAHIIAKFNSLTDPKVIRALYKASQTGVKIELVVRGMCCLRPGVPGVSHNIQVRSIIGRFLEHTRVYYFLNGGDELVYLSSADWMERNLDKRVETCFPVEGKKLITRVKKELEAYLTDNTQAWVLQSDGRYVRQQPTGNQNSRNAQASLMEKLTAPVLVTR; from the coding sequence ATGAATACCGAAGGACTCAACAGCGAAGCACTCGACAGCAGCAACCCGGCTCCCGTGGAAGTGGTCGCCGAACCACCCGTGGTGGAAACCCCGCCGCCAGCGCCCGTGCCTGGCCTGGATGACAGCAGCTTGTACATCCATCGCGAGCTGTCGCAACTGCAGTTCAACATCCGCGTGCTGGAGCAGGCGCTGGATGAGTCCTACCCCTTGCTGGAGCGCCTGAAGTTCCTGCTGATCTTCTCCAGCAACCTCGACGAGTTCTTCGAGATCCGCGTCGCCGGCCTGAAGAAGCAGATCAACTTCGCCCGCGAGCAGGCCGGCGCCGACGGCCTGCAGCCGCACCAGGCGCTGGCGCGCATCAGCGAGATCGTCCATGAGCAGGTGGATCGCCAGTACGCCATTCTCAACGATACCCTGTTCCCGGCGCTGGCCAAGCAGGGCATCACCTTCATCCGCCGGCGTTACTGGACGACCAAGCTCAAGACCTGGGTACGGCGTTACTTCCGTGACGAGATCGCGCCGATCATCACCCCCATCGGTCTCGACCCGACTCACCCCTTCCCGCTGCTGGTGAACAAGAGCCTGAACTTCATCGTCGAGCTGGAAGGCGTCGATGCCTTCGGCCGTGACTCGGGTCTGGCCATCATCCCGGCGCCGCGCCTGCTGCCGCGGGTGATCCGCGTGCCGGAGGAAGTGGGTGGCCCGGGTGACAACTTCATCTTCCTGTCGTCGATGATCCACGCCCATGCCGACGACCTGTTCCCCGGCATGAAGGTCAAGGGCTGCTACCAGTTCCGCCTGACCCGCAACGCCGACCTGTCGGTGGACGCCGAGGATGTCGAGGATCTGGCCCGCGCCCTGCGTGGCGAACTGTTCTCGCGGCGTTATGGCGATGCGGTGCGTCTGGAGGTGGTCGACACCTGCCCGAAGCACCTGAGCGACCACCTGCTCAAGCAGTTCGGCCTGACCGAGAACGAGCTGTATCAGGTCAACGGCCCGGTCAACCTGACCCGCCTGTTCTCCATCACCGGCCTCGACAGTCATCCGGAGCTGCAGTACACGCCGTTCACTCCGGTGATCCCCAAACCGCTGCAGAACGCCGAGAACATCTTCAGCGTGGTCAGCAAGCAGGACATCCTCCTGCTGCACCCCTTCGAGTCCTTCACCCCGGTGGTCGACCTGTTGCGCCAGGCCGCCAAGGATCCGCATGTCCTGGCGATCAAGCAGACCCTGTACCGCTCCGGGGCCAACTCGGAAATCGTCGACGCCCTGGTGGAAGCGGCGCGTAACGGCAAGGAGGTCACCGCAGTGATCGAGCTGCGTGCGCGCTTCGACGAAGAGTCCAACCTGGCCCTGGCCAGCCGCCTGCAGGCCGCCGGTGCCGTGGTGATCTACGGGGTGGTGGGGCTCAAGACCCACTCCAAGATGATGCTGATCCTGCGCCGCGAGAATGGTGAAATTCGCCGCTACGCCCACCTCGGCACCGGCAACTACCACGCCGGCAACGCGCGCCTGTACACCGACTACAGCCTGCTCACCGCCGACGTGGCCCTGGGCGAGGACGTGGCCAAGCTGTTCAGTCAGCTCATCGGCATGGGCAAGACCCTGCGCATGAAGAAGTTGCTGCACGCGCCCTTCACCCTGAAGAAGACCCTGCTCGACCTGATCGCCAAGGAAACCGCCGCCGCAGCCGAAGGCAAGCCGGCGCACATCATCGCCAAGTTCAACTCGCTGACCGACCCCAAGGTGATCCGCGCGCTTTACAAGGCCAGCCAGACCGGGGTGAAGATCGAACTGGTGGTGCGTGGCATGTGCTGCCTGCGTCCGGGGGTGCCGGGGGTGTCGCACAATATCCAGGTGCGCTCGATCATCGGCCGCTTCCTCGAACACACGCGGGTCTACTACTTCCTCAATGGCGGTGACGAGCTGGTCTATCTGTCCAGTGCCGATTGGATGGAGCGTAACCTCGACAAGCGCGTTGAGACCTGCTTCCCGGTGGAAGGCAAGAAGCTCATCACCCGTGTCAAGAAGGAATTGGAGGCCTACCTGACCGACAACACCCAGGCCTGGGTGCTGCAGTCGGACGGCCGCTACGTGCGCCAGCAACCCACCGGCAACCAGAACTCGCGCAATGCCCAGGCGAGCCTGATGGAAAAGCTCACCGCGCCGGTGCTGGTGACGCGATAA
- the ppx gene encoding exopolyphosphatase, translated as MPQAPAENFPLIAAIDLGSNSFHMVLAKADNHEIRILERLGDKVQLAAGLDDERQLSEEAMQRGLDCLRRFAQFTNSLPEGAVRIVGTNALREARNRAEFIRRAEEILGHQVEVISGREEARLIYLGVSHSIADTPGKRLVADIGGGSTEFIIGQRFEPLLRESLQMGCVSFTQRYFKDGKITPARYAQAYTAARLELMGIEQGLRRLGWEDAVGASGTIKAIGLAIKAAGLGNGEVTVEGLAWLKRKLFKLGEVEKIELDGIKPDRRSIFPAGLAILEAIFDACEIQRMSHSEGALREGVLYDLLGRHQHEDVRERTLAAFMERYHVDVDQAARVEAKALSALDKVAADWGLNDDWHRELLSWGAKVHEVGLDIAHYQYHKHGAYLIEHSDLAGFSRQDQQMLALLVRGHRRNIPKDKFAEFGEEGVKLMRLCVLLRFAILFHHIRGTQDMPQVQFKATENGLEIRFPEGWLTANPLTQADFEAEAEWLKRIDLTLSVC; from the coding sequence ATGCCCCAAGCCCCTGCCGAGAATTTCCCTCTGATCGCCGCCATCGACCTGGGCTCGAACAGTTTTCACATGGTGCTGGCCAAGGCCGACAACCACGAGATTCGTATCCTCGAACGCCTCGGCGACAAGGTGCAACTGGCTGCCGGCCTGGACGATGAGCGTCAGCTCAGCGAGGAGGCCATGCAGCGCGGCCTCGACTGTCTGCGCCGTTTCGCCCAGTTCACCAACAGCCTGCCGGAAGGCGCGGTGCGCATCGTTGGCACCAACGCCCTGCGCGAAGCGCGCAACCGCGCCGAGTTCATCCGCCGCGCCGAGGAGATTCTCGGCCACCAGGTCGAGGTGATTTCCGGTCGCGAGGAAGCACGCCTGATCTATCTCGGGGTGTCCCACAGCATCGCCGACACTCCCGGCAAGCGCCTGGTCGCCGACATCGGCGGCGGCAGCACCGAGTTCATCATCGGCCAACGCTTCGAGCCGCTGCTGCGTGAGAGCCTGCAGATGGGCTGCGTGAGCTTCACCCAGCGCTACTTCAAGGACGGCAAGATCACTCCGGCACGCTATGCCCAGGCCTATACCGCCGCCCGCCTGGAGCTCATGGGCATCGAGCAGGGCCTTCGCCGTCTCGGCTGGGAAGACGCCGTGGGCGCCTCCGGCACCATCAAGGCCATCGGCCTGGCGATCAAGGCGGCGGGCCTGGGTAATGGCGAGGTCACGGTCGAGGGCCTGGCCTGGCTCAAGCGCAAGCTGTTCAAGCTGGGCGAAGTGGAAAAGATCGAGCTGGACGGCATCAAGCCGGATCGACGCAGCATCTTCCCCGCCGGCCTGGCGATTCTCGAAGCCATCTTCGATGCCTGCGAAATCCAGCGCATGAGCCATTCCGAAGGCGCCCTGCGCGAAGGCGTGCTCTACGACCTGCTCGGCCGTCATCAGCACGAGGACGTGCGCGAGCGCACCCTGGCGGCCTTCATGGAGCGCTACCACGTCGACGTGGATCAGGCCGCACGGGTCGAAGCCAAGGCGCTCTCGGCACTGGACAAGGTAGCTGCCGACTGGGGCCTGAACGACGACTGGCACCGCGAGCTACTGAGCTGGGGCGCCAAGGTGCACGAGGTGGGCCTGGACATCGCCCACTACCAGTACCACAAGCACGGCGCCTACCTGATCGAACACTCCGACCTGGCCGGTTTCTCCCGCCAGGATCAGCAAATGCTCGCCCTGCTGGTGCGCGGCCATCGGCGCAATATCCCCAAGGACAAGTTCGCCGAGTTCGGCGAGGAAGGCGTGAAGCTGATGCGCCTGTGCGTACTGCTGCGCTTCGCCATCCTGTTCCACCACATCCGGGGTACCCAGGACATGCCGCAGGTGCAGTTCAAGGCAACGGAAAACGGTCTGGAGATTCGCTTCCCCGAAGGCTGGCTGACAGCCAACCCGCTGACCCAGGCGGACTTCGAGGCCGAGGCGGAGTGGCTCAAGCGCATCGACCTGACGCTGAGCGTGTGCTGA
- a CDS encoding ureidoglycolate lyase yields the protein MNAPATLPLQVEPLTREAFAPFGDVIETAGANTFPINAGTTTRYHDLVQVELAGESPRTLVNIFEGKAWHAPITIAMLERHPLGSQAFYPVDGSRMLIVVAPPGELDESRIRAFISAPDQGVNYARGTWHHPLLCLEYPGRFLVVDRGGDGNNCDERVLKQPLQALNLR from the coding sequence GTGAACGCGCCAGCGACCCTGCCGCTGCAGGTCGAGCCACTGACCCGCGAAGCCTTCGCGCCTTTCGGTGACGTGATCGAAACGGCAGGCGCCAACACCTTCCCGATCAACGCCGGCACCACCACGCGCTACCACGACCTGGTACAGGTGGAGTTGGCCGGCGAATCGCCAAGAACCCTGGTGAATATCTTCGAGGGCAAGGCCTGGCACGCGCCCATCACCATCGCCATGCTCGAACGCCACCCGCTGGGCAGCCAGGCCTTCTATCCGGTGGATGGCAGCCGCATGCTGATCGTCGTAGCGCCGCCCGGCGAACTGGACGAGTCGCGAATCCGCGCCTTCATCAGCGCACCGGATCAGGGCGTCAACTACGCCCGTGGCACCTGGCACCACCCGCTGCTGTGCCTGGAATACCCCGGCCGCTTCCTCGTGGTCGACCGTGGCGGCGACGGCAACAATTGCGACGAACGGGTGCTCAAGCAGCCTCTTCAAGCACTGAACCTCCGGTAA
- a CDS encoding amino acid ABC transporter ATP-binding protein — translation MSLLNVTALHKYYGDNHVLKGIDLKVEEGEVVAIIGRSGSGKSTFLRTLNGLESINDGVIEVDGEYIDAARADLRSLRQKVGMVFQQFNLFPHLTVGENVMLAPQVVKKTPRAEAEKIARQMLERVGLAEKFDAYPERLSGGQQQRVAIARALAMSPKVLLCDEITSALDPELVNEVLAVVKQLASEGMTLIMVTHEMRFAREVGDKLVFMHQGKVHEIGDPKELFAAPQTEELRNFIGSVDL, via the coding sequence ATGTCACTGCTTAACGTCACCGCCCTGCACAAGTATTACGGCGACAACCATGTGCTCAAGGGCATCGACCTCAAGGTCGAGGAAGGCGAGGTGGTCGCCATCATCGGCCGCAGCGGCTCGGGCAAGAGTACCTTCCTGCGCACCCTCAACGGCCTGGAGTCGATCAACGATGGCGTCATCGAAGTCGACGGCGAGTACATCGACGCCGCCCGCGCCGACCTGCGCAGCCTGCGGCAGAAAGTCGGCATGGTGTTCCAGCAGTTCAACCTGTTCCCGCACCTGACCGTCGGCGAGAACGTCATGCTGGCGCCGCAGGTGGTGAAGAAGACCCCACGCGCCGAGGCCGAGAAAATTGCCCGGCAAATGCTCGAACGCGTCGGCCTGGCGGAAAAGTTCGACGCCTACCCCGAGCGACTGTCTGGCGGCCAACAGCAACGCGTGGCCATCGCCCGCGCCCTGGCCATGTCGCCCAAGGTGCTGCTGTGCGACGAGATCACCTCGGCGCTCGATCCGGAGCTGGTCAACGAGGTGCTGGCGGTGGTCAAGCAACTGGCCAGCGAGGGCATGACCCTGATCATGGTCACCCACGAGATGCGCTTCGCCCGCGAAGTCGGCGACAAGCTGGTATTCATGCACCAGGGCAAGGTGCATGAGATCGGCGATCCCAAGGAACTGTTCGCCGCCCCGCAAACCGAGGAGCTGCGCAACTTCATTGGCTCGGTGGACCTGTGA
- a CDS encoding amino acid ABC transporter permease produces the protein MMDFTLWDILRNLLTGLQWTLLLSLVAFVCGGIAGLLALLARLSPLSAPRVLARGYIELFQGTPLLMQLFLVFFGIALLGVDVSPWLAAATALTLFTSAFLAEIWRGCVESISRGQWEAAESLAMSRLETLRHVVLPQALRIAVAPTVGFSVQVVKGTAVTSIIGFTELTKTGSMLANATFEPFMVYGFVALGYFLLCYPLSLAAYRLERRLNVTA, from the coding sequence TTGATGGACTTCACCCTCTGGGACATCCTGCGCAACCTGCTCACCGGCCTGCAGTGGACGCTGCTGCTGTCATTGGTGGCCTTCGTCTGTGGTGGTATCGCCGGCCTGCTGGCGTTGCTGGCGCGCCTGTCGCCGCTATCGGCGCCACGGGTTCTGGCACGCGGCTATATCGAACTGTTCCAGGGCACGCCGCTGTTGATGCAACTGTTTCTGGTGTTCTTCGGCATCGCCCTGCTCGGCGTCGACGTGTCGCCCTGGCTGGCAGCCGCCACGGCGCTGACCCTGTTCACCAGCGCCTTTCTCGCCGAGATCTGGCGCGGCTGCGTCGAGTCGATCAGTCGCGGTCAGTGGGAGGCCGCCGAAAGCCTGGCCATGAGCCGCCTGGAAACCCTGCGCCACGTCGTGCTGCCACAGGCATTGCGCATCGCCGTGGCACCCACCGTCGGCTTCTCCGTGCAGGTGGTCAAGGGCACTGCGGTGACTTCGATCATCGGTTTCACCGAGCTGACCAAGACCGGCAGCATGCTGGCCAACGCCACCTTCGAGCCCTTCATGGTCTACGGCTTCGTCGCCCTCGGTTACTTCCTGCTTTGCTACCCGCTCTCGCTCGCTGCATACCGCCTGGAAAGGAGGCTGAATGTCACTGCTTAA
- a CDS encoding amino acid ABC transporter permease — MAYQFDFAAVLQHSDLLLQGAAFTLGLTAIGTLLGVGLGIVGAILRAWRIRPFDRIFGVYVELIRNTPFIVQLFFIFFGLPSLGVRLSEWEAAVLAMVINLGAYSTEIIRAGIQAIPHGQLEAAAALAMSRFETFRHVVLRPALGKVWPALSSQIIIVMLGSAVCSQISTEELSFAANFIQSRNFRAFETYLLTTALYLLMAILIRQLLAWFGRRFIMGAR, encoded by the coding sequence ATGGCGTACCAGTTCGACTTCGCCGCCGTCCTGCAGCACAGCGATCTGCTGCTGCAGGGCGCGGCTTTCACCCTCGGCCTGACGGCGATCGGCACCCTGCTGGGGGTCGGTCTCGGCATCGTCGGAGCGATACTGCGCGCCTGGCGCATCCGCCCGTTCGACCGGATTTTCGGCGTGTACGTGGAGCTGATCCGCAACACGCCGTTCATCGTCCAGCTATTCTTCATTTTCTTCGGCCTGCCCTCGCTCGGCGTCCGCCTGAGCGAATGGGAAGCCGCGGTGCTGGCCATGGTGATCAACCTCGGCGCCTACTCCACCGAGATCATCCGCGCCGGGATCCAGGCGATTCCGCATGGCCAGCTCGAAGCCGCCGCCGCGCTGGCCATGAGCCGCTTCGAGACCTTCCGCCACGTGGTGTTGCGCCCGGCCCTGGGCAAGGTGTGGCCGGCCCTGTCGAGCCAGATCATCATCGTCATGCTGGGCTCGGCGGTGTGCTCGCAGATTTCCACCGAAGAGCTGTCGTTCGCCGCCAACTTCATCCAGTCGCGTAACTTCCGCGCCTTCGAGACCTATCTGCTGACCACGGCGCTGTACCTGCTCATGGCCATCCTGATTCGCCAGTTGCTGGCCTGGTTCGGCCGTCGCTTCATCATGGGAGCCCGTTGA
- a CDS encoding transporter substrate-binding domain-containing protein, with protein sequence MRLFHRTLLGTLFAALAFGASTVHADALEDIGKAGVLKVAVPQDFPPFGSVGPDLKPRGLDIDTAQLLADKLAVKLELTPVNSTNRIPFLTTGKVDLVISSLGKNPEREAVIDFSAPYAPFYLGVFGPQDAAIASLDDLAGKTISVTRGSIEDIELTKVAPQGATIKRFEDNNSTIAAYLSGQVDLIASGNVVMVAIAEKNPKRIPSMKLKLKDSPVYVGVNKDQATLLAKVNAIIAAAKADGSLDAISQKWLKQPLPADL encoded by the coding sequence ATGCGCTTATTCCACCGCACACTGCTGGGCACCTTGTTCGCCGCACTGGCCTTCGGCGCCAGCACCGTTCACGCCGATGCCCTCGAAGACATCGGCAAGGCCGGCGTACTGAAAGTCGCCGTACCGCAGGATTTTCCGCCTTTCGGCTCGGTCGGCCCGGATCTCAAGCCGCGCGGCCTGGATATCGACACCGCGCAACTGTTGGCCGACAAGCTGGCGGTAAAGCTGGAGCTGACGCCGGTCAACAGCACCAACCGCATCCCCTTCCTTACCACGGGCAAGGTGGATCTGGTGATCTCCAGCCTGGGCAAGAACCCCGAGCGTGAAGCGGTGATCGACTTCTCCGCGCCCTACGCGCCCTTCTACCTCGGCGTGTTCGGCCCGCAAGACGCCGCCATCGCCAGCCTCGACGACCTGGCCGGCAAGACCATCAGCGTCACCCGTGGCTCGATCGAAGACATCGAACTGACCAAGGTTGCCCCGCAAGGCGCCACCATCAAGCGCTTCGAGGACAACAACTCGACCATCGCCGCCTACCTGTCCGGCCAGGTCGACCTGATCGCCAGCGGTAACGTGGTGATGGTGGCCATCGCCGAGAAAAATCCCAAGCGCATCCCGAGCATGAAACTCAAGCTCAAGGATTCACCGGTATACGTCGGCGTGAACAAGGATCAGGCCACCCTGCTGGCCAAGGTCAACGCCATCATCGCCGCCGCCAAGGCCGACGGCAGCCTCGACGCAATCAGCCAGAAGTGGCTGAAGCAACCACTGCCGGCCGACCTCTGA
- a CDS encoding FadR/GntR family transcriptional regulator, giving the protein MHASAPRAVPEYALQAIRRLIEEGGYRPGDALPSQRDLAERLGVSRASLREALSSLSALGLISVQAGKGVFVQAAPKVEAGAGFVWPFAAQVSAADTFQLRFALEGFACGLAAGTMTAEELDLLEDNVEQMRRELRAEDFEQATRLDFEFHQRILAASGNQAMFALVTSSADIFLESQKLPFIRPERAMETWQEHRKILKALARHAAGSAQKAMQQHIRAAALRTGIAFITLGD; this is encoded by the coding sequence ATGCATGCTTCTGCTCCCCGCGCGGTACCCGAATATGCCCTGCAGGCGATCCGCCGTCTGATCGAGGAGGGCGGCTATCGCCCTGGTGATGCGCTGCCGTCGCAGCGTGATCTGGCCGAGCGCCTGGGCGTGAGCCGCGCGTCCTTGCGTGAGGCGTTGTCGTCGCTCAGTGCCCTGGGGCTGATCAGTGTGCAGGCCGGCAAGGGGGTATTCGTTCAGGCGGCGCCCAAGGTGGAGGCCGGTGCGGGCTTCGTCTGGCCCTTCGCCGCGCAGGTGTCGGCGGCCGATACCTTCCAGCTACGCTTCGCTCTGGAAGGTTTCGCCTGTGGCCTGGCCGCCGGCACCATGACCGCCGAGGAGCTGGATCTGCTCGAAGACAACGTCGAGCAGATGCGTCGCGAGCTGCGTGCCGAGGATTTCGAGCAGGCCACGCGGCTGGATTTCGAGTTCCATCAGCGCATTCTGGCGGCCAGTGGTAATCAGGCGATGTTCGCCCTGGTCACCTCCAGTGCGGATATCTTCCTGGAAAGCCAGAAGCTGCCGTTCATCCGCCCGGAACGAGCCATGGAAACCTGGCAGGAGCACCGCAAGATCCTCAAGGCCCTGGCGCGGCATGCCGCCGGCTCGGCGCAGAAGGCCATGCAGCAGCACATCCGCGCCGCGGCGCTACGCACCGGCATTGCCTTCATCACGCTGGGTGATTGA
- the trxA gene encoding thioredoxin TrxA, whose amino-acid sequence MSEFITNVSDASFDQDVIQAEGPVLVDYWAEWCGPCKMIAPVLDEIAKDYQGKLKICKLNIDENQETPPKYGVRGIPTLMLFKNGNVEATKVGALSKSQLAAFLDSNI is encoded by the coding sequence ATGAGTGAATTCATCACCAACGTCAGCGATGCCAGCTTCGACCAGGACGTCATCCAGGCTGAAGGTCCGGTTCTGGTCGACTACTGGGCTGAGTGGTGCGGCCCGTGCAAGATGATCGCGCCGGTGCTCGACGAGATCGCCAAGGACTACCAGGGCAAACTGAAGATCTGCAAGCTGAACATCGACGAGAATCAGGAAACTCCGCCCAAGTACGGCGTGCGTGGTATCCCCACCCTGATGCTGTTCAAGAACGGCAACGTCGAGGCCACCAAGGTGGGTGCCCTGTCCAAGTCGCAACTGGCGGCCTTCCTCGACAGCAACATCTGA
- the rho gene encoding transcription termination factor Rho, with protein MNLTELKQKPIAELLDMAEQMGLENMARSRKQDIIFALLKKHAKGGEEIGGDGVLEILQDGFGFLRSADSSYLAGPDDIYVSPSQIRRFNLRTGDTIVGKIRPPKEGERYFALLKVDSINFDRPENAKNKILFENLTPLFPNERLTMEAGNGSTEDITGRVIDLCSPIGKGQRGLIVAPPKAGKTIMLQNIASNITRNNPECHLIVLLIDERPEEVTEMQRTVRGEVVASTFDEPPTRHVQVAEMVIEKAKRLVEHKKDVVILLDSITRLARAYNTVIPSSGKVLTGGVDAHALEKPKRFFGAARNIEEGGSLTIIATALVETGSKMDEVIYEEFKGTGNMELILDRRVSEKRVFPAININKSGTRREELLTGEEELSRMWILRKLLHPMDEIAAIEFLIDKLKVTKTNDEFFLSMKRK; from the coding sequence ATGAATCTGACCGAACTCAAGCAAAAACCGATTGCCGAACTGCTGGACATGGCCGAACAGATGGGCCTGGAAAACATGGCCCGTTCGCGCAAGCAGGACATCATCTTCGCCCTGCTGAAAAAGCACGCCAAAGGCGGCGAAGAGATCGGCGGCGACGGTGTGCTGGAGATTCTCCAGGACGGTTTCGGCTTCCTCCGCTCCGCCGACTCCTCCTACCTGGCCGGCCCGGACGACATCTACGTCTCGCCCAGCCAGATCCGCCGCTTCAACCTGCGTACCGGTGACACCATCGTCGGCAAGATCCGCCCGCCGAAGGAAGGCGAGCGTTACTTCGCCCTGCTCAAGGTCGACAGCATCAACTTCGACCGCCCGGAAAATGCCAAGAACAAGATCCTGTTCGAGAACCTCACGCCGCTGTTCCCGAACGAGCGCCTGACCATGGAGGCCGGAAACGGCTCCACCGAGGACATCACCGGCCGCGTGATCGACCTCTGCTCGCCGATTGGCAAGGGCCAGCGCGGCCTGATCGTCGCCCCGCCGAAAGCGGGCAAGACCATCATGCTGCAGAACATCGCTAGCAACATCACCCGCAATAACCCCGAGTGCCACCTGATCGTTCTGCTGATCGACGAGCGCCCGGAAGAAGTGACCGAAATGCAGCGCACCGTGCGCGGCGAAGTGGTCGCCTCCACCTTCGACGAGCCGCCGACCCGCCACGTACAGGTCGCGGAAATGGTGATCGAGAAAGCCAAGCGCCTGGTCGAGCACAAGAAGGATGTGGTCATCCTGCTCGACTCCATCACCCGCCTGGCGCGCGCCTACAACACCGTCATCCCCAGCTCCGGCAAGGTACTGACTGGTGGTGTCGACGCCCACGCCCTGGAGAAGCCCAAGCGCTTCTTCGGCGCCGCACGTAACATCGAGGAAGGCGGCTCGCTGACCATCATCGCTACTGCGCTGGTGGAAACCGGCTCGAAGATGGATGAAGTGATCTACGAGGAATTCAAAGGCACCGGCAACATGGAGCTGATCCTCGATCGCCGTGTTTCCGAGAAGCGTGTGTTCCCCGCCATCAACATCAACAAGTCAGGCACCCGCCGTGAAGAACTGCTGACCGGCGAGGAAGAGCTGTCGCGTATGTGGATCCTGCGCAAGCTGCTGCACCCGATGGACGAGATCGCCGCCATCGAGTTCCTCATCGACAAACTCAAGGTCACCAAGACCAACGATGAGTTCTTCCTGTCGATGAAGCGCAAGTAA